A single Vibrio sp. YMD68 DNA region contains:
- the dinF gene encoding MATE family efflux transporter DinF: MISQSIQTLSTLYKSLNNLSLHKRVLLLAIPMVLSNITVPLLGLVDAAVIGHLEQAWYLGGVALGGTMISVTFWLLGFLRMSTTGLTAQSYGADDKQQLALVFIQGVMMAFGFSAVFLLVHGSLADLIFSLSSASDEVKHYGQQYFSIRAWSAPAALANFVILGWLLGTQNAKAPMWMVIIANVTNILLDVLFVIGFDWKVEGAALASVIADYMGLAFGLWCVYRTWCARHLPSPRSILPKSGNNIGRFVKLNRDIFLRSLCLQATFSFMTFQGASFGDDVIAANAVLMSFLMMISYGMDGFAYAMEAMVGKAIGAKNKKELNQSLIGTFFWSLIICIALTLVFSLFGSALISLITDIPSVKDNAHIYLPWLIAMPLTSMWCFLFDGIFIGATKGKEMRNSMFVATCFFFAVFYLTSELGNHALWLAMLSFMAMRGLGLGMVLIVQWRHGVFLNQKTAE, encoded by the coding sequence GTGATTTCCCAATCGATTCAAACGTTAAGTACGCTCTATAAAAGCCTAAATAACCTGTCTCTTCACAAGAGAGTGTTGTTACTCGCCATTCCTATGGTGCTTTCTAATATTACCGTTCCTCTTCTTGGGTTAGTCGATGCCGCCGTTATTGGCCACTTAGAACAGGCTTGGTATCTAGGTGGTGTGGCATTGGGCGGCACCATGATCAGTGTGACGTTTTGGCTGCTCGGTTTTTTACGAATGTCCACCACTGGGCTTACCGCGCAATCTTATGGCGCGGATGATAAGCAGCAACTGGCGTTGGTGTTTATTCAAGGCGTTATGATGGCCTTTGGGTTTTCCGCCGTCTTTTTACTCGTGCACGGCAGTTTGGCGGACTTAATTTTTTCATTAAGCAGTGCTAGTGACGAGGTGAAACATTATGGTCAGCAGTATTTTTCTATTCGCGCTTGGAGTGCTCCGGCCGCTTTAGCTAATTTTGTGATTTTAGGTTGGCTACTGGGCACTCAAAATGCCAAAGCGCCAATGTGGATGGTGATCATTGCTAACGTCACGAATATCTTACTCGATGTCTTATTTGTCATAGGCTTTGATTGGAAAGTCGAAGGCGCGGCTCTCGCTTCTGTTATTGCGGACTACATGGGGCTGGCTTTCGGTCTATGGTGTGTTTATCGCACTTGGTGTGCTCGTCATTTACCGTCTCCTCGATCGATCCTGCCCAAGAGTGGCAATAACATTGGACGCTTTGTTAAGTTAAACAGAGATATTTTTCTACGTTCGCTGTGTCTTCAAGCGACATTCAGTTTTATGACTTTTCAAGGCGCAAGTTTTGGTGATGACGTTATTGCTGCGAATGCGGTGCTCATGAGTTTCTTGATGATGATCTCTTACGGGATGGATGGCTTTGCTTACGCCATGGAAGCCATGGTGGGGAAAGCGATTGGTGCCAAAAATAAAAAAGAACTGAATCAGTCACTGATCGGGACTTTTTTTTGGAGCTTGATCATTTGCATAGCTTTGACCCTTGTTTTCTCTCTTTTTGGATCGGCTCTGATCAGTTTGATCACCGATATCCCAAGCGTCAAAGATAACGCTCATATCTACTTACCCTGGTTAATTGCGATGCCACTCACTTCTATGTGGTGCTTCTTGTTTGATGGCATCTTTATTGGTGCGACAAAAGGGAAGGAAATGCGTAACAGCATGTTCGTTGCGACGTGTTTTTTCTTTGCTGTGTTTTATTTAACCAGTGAGCTGGGTAACCATGCGTTGTGGTTAGCTATGTTGAGTTTTATGGCGATGAGGGGATTGGGTTTAGGGATGGTATTGATCGTTCAATGGCGTCATGGCGTGTTCTTAAATCAAAAAACCGCAGAGTAG
- a CDS encoding class I SAM-dependent methyltransferase: MPLTSPSSKRRHQIPTDLFQPLWLRSRESFVDDGLIYDPIAANACRYCQLSPECLSGDIDQKQLLHATLTQLCDLQVNAFIKRSPDAWIINVGAGLDTRFYRVDDGLCHWVELDITENLLWREKLFHKSERYLHHCGSVDDLQWLDQLPIPNHANVMIVCEHALLDLSHSHVAKFVQALGRHFDSATACFVIAGDKTSTHLGKKLGSGTYAHGYDHPGKSILNYLPWAQSVNILSPLDKNCSRWKFWQRWITKLPSLKQRLTPVVVQLRW, from the coding sequence ATGCCTCTTACATCCCCCTCTTCAAAACGACGCCATCAAATCCCCACCGATTTGTTCCAACCATTATGGCTGCGTAGCCGTGAAAGCTTTGTTGATGATGGCCTTATTTATGACCCCATTGCGGCTAATGCTTGTCGCTACTGCCAATTATCTCCTGAGTGTTTATCTGGTGATATTGATCAAAAGCAGCTGCTTCATGCAACTCTCACTCAACTATGTGACCTACAAGTCAATGCCTTTATTAAGCGTAGCCCTGATGCTTGGATCATTAATGTTGGAGCAGGCTTAGATACTCGATTTTATCGCGTTGATGATGGGCTTTGTCATTGGGTTGAGCTCGATATTACCGAGAACTTGCTGTGGAGAGAGAAGCTTTTTCACAAGAGCGAACGCTATTTGCATCATTGTGGCAGTGTCGACGATTTGCAGTGGCTTGATCAACTGCCGATTCCTAACCACGCTAATGTGATGATTGTCTGTGAGCACGCATTACTTGATCTTAGCCATTCCCATGTTGCCAAGTTTGTTCAAGCGTTAGGGCGTCATTTTGATAGCGCAACCGCATGCTTTGTAATTGCAGGGGATAAGACGTCGACGCATTTAGGAAAAAAGCTCGGGTCTGGTACGTATGCGCATGGGTATGATCACCCAGGTAAATCGATACTGAATTATTTACCGTGGGCACAGTCGGTAAACATCTTGTCGCCATTAGACAAAAACTGCAGCCGCTGGAAGTTTTGGCAGCGCTGGATCACGAAGCTCCCATCACTCAAGCAGAGATTAACCCCAGTAGTAGTTCAGCTTCGTTGGTGA
- the sthA gene encoding Si-specific NAD(P)(+) transhydrogenase — protein sequence MTQSNHFDVIVIGSGPGGEGAAMGLTKAGLNVAIIEKESSVGGGCTHWGTIPSKALRHAVSRIIEFNSNPLFCHNNSSIHSTFSNILNHAKSVIDKQTRLRQGFYDRNDCTLIFGTAEFSGEHSINVTQADGTVETYTADKFVIATGSRPYQPSDVDFTHQRIYDSDSILSLEHDPRHIIIYGAGVIGCEYASIFRGLGVKTDLINTRDRLLSFLDNETSDALSYHFWNSGVVIRNDETFEKIEPTDDGVIVHLESGKKMRADCLLYANGRTGNTDKLNLDAVGLAADSRGQVSVNSNYQTSINHVYAVGDVIGYPSLASAAYDQGRFVAQAITQGQASGYLIEDIPTGIYTIPEISSVGKTEQELTAAKVPYEVGRASFKHLARAQIAGKDIGSLKILFHRETKAILGIHCFGERAAEIIHIGQAIMEQKGPANTIEYFVNTTFNYPTMAEAYRVAALNGLNRLF from the coding sequence ATGACGCAGAGCAACCACTTTGATGTAATTGTTATCGGTAGTGGCCCTGGTGGTGAAGGTGCAGCTATGGGATTAACTAAAGCGGGGCTCAATGTCGCTATCATAGAAAAAGAGAGCAGTGTCGGTGGCGGTTGTACACACTGGGGAACCATTCCATCGAAAGCCCTTCGACATGCCGTAAGTCGTATTATTGAGTTCAATAGTAACCCACTATTTTGCCACAACAACAGCAGCATTCATTCGACTTTCTCTAACATTTTAAACCATGCTAAGTCCGTGATCGATAAGCAAACTCGGCTTAGGCAAGGCTTCTACGACAGAAATGATTGTACCTTGATTTTTGGCACGGCAGAGTTCTCAGGTGAGCATTCCATCAATGTGACTCAAGCTGATGGTACCGTTGAAACATACACCGCCGATAAATTTGTCATCGCGACTGGCTCGCGCCCATACCAACCGAGTGATGTCGACTTTACCCATCAACGTATTTATGACAGCGATTCAATTTTAAGCCTAGAGCACGACCCTCGTCATATCATCATTTACGGTGCTGGCGTTATTGGTTGTGAATATGCCTCGATATTTAGAGGGCTTGGCGTCAAAACCGATCTAATAAATACTCGTGACCGCTTATTGTCTTTTCTGGACAACGAAACGTCTGATGCCCTCTCATATCACTTCTGGAATAGCGGTGTTGTGATCCGAAATGACGAGACATTCGAAAAAATTGAGCCTACCGACGATGGTGTCATTGTTCATCTTGAGTCTGGAAAGAAAATGCGCGCCGATTGTTTACTGTATGCCAATGGCCGAACGGGTAACACGGATAAACTGAACCTAGACGCCGTTGGCTTAGCGGCGGATTCTCGTGGTCAAGTTTCGGTGAACAGTAATTACCAAACCAGCATTAACCATGTCTATGCGGTCGGGGATGTTATTGGCTATCCAAGCCTAGCGAGTGCGGCTTATGATCAGGGCCGATTTGTGGCTCAAGCGATTACTCAAGGGCAAGCCTCTGGATATTTAATTGAAGATATTCCAACAGGTATCTATACCATTCCAGAAATCAGCTCAGTAGGTAAAACCGAACAAGAACTCACCGCAGCGAAAGTACCGTATGAAGTGGGTAGAGCCTCGTTCAAGCACCTCGCTCGAGCTCAAATAGCAGGAAAAGATATCGGTAGCTTAAAAATACTCTTCCACCGAGAGACAAAAGCCATTCTGGGTATTCATTGTTTTGGTGAACGTGCTGCTGAAATTATCCACATTGGACAAGCAATTATGGAACAGAAAGGGCCTGCCAATACCATTGAATACTTCGTCAATACGACATTCAATTATCCGACTATGGCTGAAGCATACCGTGTGGCTGCGCTTAACGGGTTGAATCGATTATTTTAG
- the ubiA gene encoding 4-hydroxybenzoate octaprenyltransferase: MSSVNIKVKSYWQLMRMDRPIGSLLLLWPTLWSLIVAAEGLPRWDVAVVFTLGVVLMRSAGCVINDFADRHVDGHVERTQYRPLPAGDVSSKEAIGLFVVLAVVSFLLVLTMNPLTVKLSFVGILLAFIYPFMKRYTHLPQLFLGLAFSWAIPMAWAAQTNELPLMVWYLFTINAVWTIAYDTQYAMVDRDDDVNIGIKSTAILFDRFDKMIIGALQLCTLIMLMLLGDKYALSSGFYWSLLIVGALFVFQQHLIRHRSRPHCFKAFLNNNYVGMVITIGLLLGFLIK, encoded by the coding sequence ATGAGTTCGGTAAATATTAAAGTAAAATCGTATTGGCAGCTAATGCGAATGGACCGACCGATAGGTTCATTGCTGTTGCTTTGGCCAACGCTATGGTCTTTGATTGTTGCGGCTGAAGGCCTCCCTCGCTGGGATGTGGCTGTGGTGTTTACTTTAGGTGTGGTGCTCATGCGTTCTGCGGGATGTGTGATCAATGACTTTGCCGATCGCCATGTTGATGGCCATGTGGAGCGTACTCAATATCGTCCATTACCGGCGGGTGATGTGTCGAGCAAAGAGGCGATTGGGCTATTCGTTGTTTTGGCGGTAGTCTCTTTTCTTCTGGTGCTAACCATGAATCCTCTTACTGTGAAACTGTCCTTTGTCGGCATTCTTCTCGCTTTCATTTATCCATTTATGAAGCGTTATACTCACCTTCCTCAATTGTTTCTTGGGCTCGCCTTTAGCTGGGCCATACCTATGGCGTGGGCAGCGCAAACCAATGAATTACCGCTGATGGTTTGGTATCTATTTACGATTAACGCGGTTTGGACTATTGCCTATGACACTCAATATGCAATGGTTGACCGAGATGATGATGTAAACATTGGTATTAAGTCGACCGCTATCCTCTTTGACCGCTTTGATAAAATGATCATTGGTGCTTTGCAATTGTGTACGCTCATTATGTTGATGCTATTGGGTGATAAATATGCGCTGAGTAGTGGTTTTTACTGGAGCTTGCTCATTGTTGGTGCGTTGTTTGTCTTTCAGCAGCACTTGATTCGCCATCGCTCAAGGCCGCATTGCTTTAAAGCATTCCTGAATAATAATTACGTTGGTATGGTCATCACCATTGGGCTATTACTCGGATTTTTAATCAAGTAA
- the glpG gene encoding rhomboid family intramembrane serine protease GlpG, giving the protein MVRLLTISNPRAAQAFIDYLASRQIEVRMMPEGEGQFALWLLDEQHQVEVEAELQHFLSDPTDKKYQAASWTMAETRTSVFSYNTPSFIGMIKAKAGPVTLIGMSACIVVFILLQFGLQNRLFSLLHFPAEASQQVQVWRWFTHAILHFSAMHIVFNVLWWWQLGGDIEKRLGSGKLLQIFAISAALSGAGQYFVEGANFGGLSGVVYALVGYLWVVGTKIPQLGLGMPKPLIGFMLVWLVLGFVQPYMAIANTAHLVGLLSGVLIGLLDASNKKFRNMQ; this is encoded by the coding sequence ATGGTCCGATTATTGACAATAAGTAATCCAAGAGCGGCTCAAGCTTTTATTGACTATTTGGCTTCAAGGCAAATAGAAGTTCGCATGATGCCGGAAGGGGAAGGTCAATTCGCATTGTGGTTGCTTGATGAGCAGCATCAGGTGGAAGTCGAAGCTGAGCTTCAGCACTTCTTGAGTGATCCAACCGATAAAAAGTATCAGGCCGCATCTTGGACGATGGCAGAAACTCGCACCAGTGTATTCTCTTACAATACGCCCAGTTTTATTGGCATGATTAAGGCCAAAGCGGGTCCTGTGACCTTAATTGGGATGAGTGCCTGCATTGTGGTGTTTATCCTACTTCAGTTTGGATTACAAAATCGTCTTTTTTCTTTATTGCATTTCCCTGCTGAAGCGAGTCAACAGGTCCAGGTCTGGCGTTGGTTCACTCATGCCATTCTTCATTTTTCAGCCATGCACATTGTGTTTAATGTTTTGTGGTGGTGGCAACTCGGTGGGGATATTGAAAAACGGTTAGGATCTGGCAAGTTATTGCAGATCTTTGCTATTTCGGCCGCGCTTTCTGGCGCAGGGCAGTACTTTGTTGAGGGAGCGAACTTTGGCGGTCTGTCTGGTGTGGTTTATGCTCTCGTCGGGTATTTATGGGTGGTCGGGACAAAAATCCCTCAGCTTGGGTTAGGTATGCCTAAGCCGCTGATCGGCTTTATGCTGGTTTGGCTTGTGCTCGGGTTTGTTCAGCCTTATATGGCGATTGCCAACACGGCGCACTTAGTGGGTTTACTGTCCGGTGTGCTTATTGGGTTACTTGATGCCAGTAATAAGAAGTTCCGCAATATGCAGTAA
- the plsB gene encoding glycerol-3-phosphate 1-O-acyltransferase PlsB, giving the protein MSSGQSLARTLLKLPLSILVKGTAIPSSPIDDHNIDIDKPIVYALPFRSSVDLLTLQKHALELGLPDPLSPVMINGQSFPRYVFTSSRPTLVQRNQDVPNTSISLFSSLLELHRFDSNLDVQIIPTTVLWGRKPGKEEHTKPYLQALNGPEKAAAVILSGRDCLVRFSPVVSLRYMADSHGTDASIAHKLARVARIHFSRQKLAASGPDLPNRQALFQRLLNSQAIEKAIEEEAKAKNIPIEKARKEAHAIMEEVAANFSYSLIKLGQRTLRWLWNRIYQGLNISNASTIRKLAQDGHEIVYVPCHRSHMDYLLLSYVLYNEGMVPPHIAAGINLNFFPAGPIFRRGGAFFIRRSFKGNKLYSTVFREYLAELFSKGYSVEYFSEGGRSRTGRLLQAKTGMLAMTIQAMLRGLNRPVTLVPVYIGYEHVMEVSTYAKELRGKDKEKENAGQVLRTIRKLRNFGKGYVNFGEPIPLNQYLNEHAPEWTQDIDPLGGSKPQWINPVVGKLANKMMTNINDAAAANALTLCATALLASRQRALSRDSLINQIDSYLSLLKNVPYSSTFTMPSESAEELVSHAESLDKFVIDSDSMGSIVSLDRHQSVLMTYYRNNIIHLFAIPSLIAQLLVRNQQLSVASIQSKVAQIYPFLKQELFLSIEDDNLADVVNNYIEELSRQGHICIEGDNVAINQANTQVLVLLGQTIAETLQRYAIALNLLSEDPELGKADLEKKSQDIAQRLGRLHGINAPEFFDKGVFASMFNTLKQQAYLDKNGECDQEKSKELAQLLYTMLYPEVELTIKESVYQANH; this is encoded by the coding sequence ATGTCTTCAGGACAATCGCTAGCACGAACATTACTTAAGTTACCTTTATCTATTTTGGTAAAAGGGACGGCAATTCCTTCAAGCCCTATTGACGATCATAATATTGATATCGACAAGCCTATTGTTTATGCGCTGCCATTTCGCTCCAGTGTCGATCTCCTGACCTTGCAAAAACACGCTCTAGAGCTTGGGCTACCCGACCCACTAAGCCCTGTTATGATTAATGGTCAATCATTCCCTCGCTATGTTTTTACCTCGTCACGCCCAACATTAGTTCAACGTAATCAAGACGTACCCAACACGTCGATCTCATTGTTTTCGTCACTGCTTGAGCTCCACCGATTTGACAGTAATCTCGATGTTCAAATTATTCCTACAACCGTATTGTGGGGCAGAAAACCGGGGAAAGAAGAGCACACAAAACCGTATCTTCAAGCGTTAAATGGCCCAGAAAAAGCAGCGGCTGTTATTCTTTCTGGCCGGGACTGTCTGGTCCGTTTCAGCCCTGTCGTGTCGCTTCGTTACATGGCCGATTCTCACGGTACAGACGCATCCATTGCTCATAAACTCGCGCGAGTGGCGCGTATTCACTTCTCTCGCCAAAAACTGGCAGCCTCAGGGCCCGATCTACCTAACCGTCAGGCACTGTTTCAACGTTTGCTCAACTCTCAAGCGATTGAAAAAGCGATTGAAGAAGAAGCCAAAGCCAAAAATATTCCAATCGAAAAAGCACGCAAAGAAGCGCATGCGATTATGGAAGAAGTCGCGGCGAATTTTTCTTACTCTCTGATCAAGTTAGGTCAACGCACTCTGCGCTGGCTGTGGAATCGTATTTACCAGGGGCTCAATATTTCCAATGCCTCGACGATAAGAAAACTGGCACAAGACGGCCATGAGATTGTTTACGTCCCGTGCCACCGTAGCCATATGGATTACTTACTGCTTTCTTATGTGCTGTATAATGAAGGCATGGTGCCACCTCATATTGCTGCGGGTATTAACCTCAATTTCTTCCCTGCTGGGCCAATTTTCAGACGCGGTGGTGCTTTCTTTATTCGCCGTAGTTTTAAAGGCAATAAACTGTACTCTACCGTTTTCCGAGAGTATCTCGCAGAGCTGTTTAGTAAAGGCTATTCCGTTGAGTACTTCAGTGAAGGTGGGCGTTCACGCACTGGTCGTTTGCTGCAAGCGAAAACCGGTATGCTTGCGATGACGATTCAAGCGATGCTTCGTGGCTTAAACCGCCCAGTAACGCTAGTGCCTGTTTACATCGGTTATGAACACGTTATGGAAGTCAGCACTTACGCTAAAGAGCTTCGAGGCAAAGACAAAGAGAAAGAAAACGCAGGCCAAGTGCTGCGCACTATTCGTAAGTTGCGAAATTTTGGTAAAGGCTACGTTAACTTTGGTGAGCCGATACCTCTGAATCAATACCTTAACGAACATGCCCCTGAGTGGACACAAGATATTGATCCACTCGGTGGAAGTAAGCCCCAGTGGATAAACCCAGTGGTGGGTAAGCTTGCAAATAAGATGATGACGAACATCAATGACGCTGCGGCAGCGAATGCGCTCACGCTTTGCGCGACTGCATTGTTGGCATCGCGTCAAAGAGCATTATCTCGAGACAGTTTGATCAACCAAATAGACAGTTACCTATCTCTTTTAAAGAACGTTCCTTATTCTTCAACGTTCACAATGCCTTCAGAAAGCGCAGAAGAGTTAGTGAGCCATGCGGAATCGTTGGATAAGTTTGTCATTGATAGCGACAGCATGGGCAGTATCGTGTCACTCGATCGCCATCAGTCGGTGTTAATGACTTACTACCGTAACAATATCATTCACCTATTTGCGATTCCGTCACTGATTGCACAGCTACTGGTCCGTAATCAGCAGCTGTCTGTCGCAAGCATTCAAAGCAAAGTCGCGCAAATCTACCCATTCTTAAAACAAGAACTCTTTTTGAGCATTGAAGATGACAATCTGGCGGATGTGGTGAATAACTACATTGAAGAGTTATCGCGTCAAGGTCACATTTGCATTGAGGGAGATAACGTTGCCATCAACCAAGCAAACACTCAAGTACTGGTGCTGCTTGGTCAAACAATTGCCGAAACCTTACAACGTTATGCCATTGCCTTAAACTTGCTCTCGGAAGATCCTGAACTGGGTAAAGCCGATCTAGAAAAGAAAAGCCAAGACATCGCCCAACGACTGGGACGATTACACGGTATTAATGCCCCTGAGTTTTTTGATAAAGGGGTGTTTGCAAGCATGTTTAACACACTTAAACAGCAAGCTTACCTAGATAAAAATGGCGAATGTGACCAAGAAAAAAGCAAAGAGTTGGCCCAACTGCTCTACACCATGCTTTATCCTGAGGTTGAATTGACCATTAAAGAGAGCGTCTACCAAGCCAACCATTAA
- the rpoH gene encoding RNA polymerase sigma factor RpoH has translation MTTKTYSMAVVSQDSLDSYIRSAHSYPMLTAEEERELAERLHYKGELEAAKGLILSHLRFVVHVARGYSGYGLPMADLVQEGNIGLMKAVKRFNPEVGVRLVSFAVHWIKAEIHEYVLRNWRIVKIATTKAQRKLFFNLRKSKKRLGWFNNGEVETVARELGVEPSEVREMESRLAAQDSTFEMPNDDDESGHSYTAPVLYLEDQSSDLADNVEADNWEAHTNNRLGLALATLDERSQHIVRSRWLDDNKTTLQELAEVYSVSAERIRQLEKNAMKKLKAAVGEF, from the coding sequence ATGACAACTAAAACGTATTCGATGGCAGTCGTATCGCAAGATAGCTTAGACAGTTATATTCGTTCAGCACACAGCTACCCAATGCTGACTGCGGAAGAAGAGCGCGAACTCGCTGAAAGATTACACTACAAAGGTGAACTTGAGGCCGCAAAAGGTCTTATATTGTCGCACCTGAGATTTGTTGTTCACGTTGCTCGTGGATACTCCGGTTATGGCTTGCCAATGGCCGATCTTGTTCAAGAAGGCAATATTGGCTTGATGAAAGCCGTAAAACGTTTTAATCCTGAAGTGGGTGTTCGTCTGGTATCTTTTGCCGTGCATTGGATTAAAGCTGAGATTCATGAGTACGTACTGCGTAACTGGCGTATTGTTAAGATTGCAACGACCAAAGCGCAACGTAAATTGTTTTTCAATTTGCGTAAATCGAAAAAGCGTTTAGGTTGGTTTAATAACGGTGAAGTCGAAACGGTTGCTCGTGAGTTAGGTGTTGAGCCTTCAGAAGTACGAGAGATGGAATCCCGCCTGGCTGCACAAGATTCAACGTTTGAAATGCCAAATGATGATGATGAAAGTGGCCACTCTTATACTGCGCCTGTTCTCTATTTAGAAGACCAGTCCTCAGACCTAGCGGATAATGTTGAAGCCGACAATTGGGAAGCTCATACTAATAATCGACTAGGTTTAGCATTAGCGACTTTAGATGAGCGTAGTCAGCATATTGTTCGTTCCCGTTGGTTAGACGACAACAAAACCACATTGCAAGAATTGGCGGAAGTGTATAGCGTTTCTGCGGAGCGAATTCGTCAGCTAGAAAAGAATGCGATGAAAAAGCTGAAAGCTGCAGTGGGTGAGTTTTAA
- a CDS encoding chorismate lyase, whose protein sequence is MNLSTSLYLSALLEVNWQDPTGFDFPSQQSQDWLLELGSLSRLLERHCDDLSVDLLHNRIVKAERLNQQEIDLLSQDPCLLRKVVLKGDGVPWVLGRTLVPSTSIAKQQYDLTEQGEIPLGLTVFSTHDVKRDALQVGWADTEQGRFLARRSRLWMNNKPMLVAELFLPASPVYFEENNK, encoded by the coding sequence ATGAATCTATCAACTTCGCTCTATCTATCTGCTTTACTTGAAGTAAATTGGCAGGATCCCACAGGTTTTGACTTTCCGTCTCAACAGTCTCAAGATTGGCTGCTGGAACTCGGGTCATTGTCTCGCCTGCTTGAACGCCATTGTGACGACTTAAGTGTAGACTTATTGCACAACCGTATAGTGAAAGCAGAGCGATTAAATCAGCAAGAAATCGATCTTTTATCTCAAGATCCGTGTTTATTGCGTAAGGTGGTCCTAAAAGGGGATGGCGTACCTTGGGTTCTTGGCCGAACCTTGGTACCGAGTACTTCGATTGCTAAGCAACAATATGACTTAACCGAGCAAGGTGAAATACCGCTTGGGTTGACCGTATTCAGTACTCATGATGTAAAACGAGACGCTTTACAAGTAGGCTGGGCCGATACTGAACAGGGACGTTTTCTAGCTAGGCGCTCTCGATTATGGATGAACAATAAACCGATGTTGGTGGCGGAGTTATTTTTACCCGCTTCTCCGGTTTATTTTGAAGAGAACAACAAATGA
- the glpE gene encoding thiosulfate sulfurtransferase GlpE, with protein MDVFQTINIEQAQAYLEQSSAILVDTRDSQSFAQGHVAGAFSLSNDTIVEFMNEVEFEQPIMVMCYHGISSQGVAQYLINQGFTDVYSIDGGIEAWRRAGLPTTQ; from the coding sequence TTGGACGTATTTCAAACGATTAATATCGAACAAGCACAAGCGTATTTAGAGCAATCAAGTGCCATTCTTGTTGATACTCGCGACAGCCAGTCATTTGCTCAAGGTCATGTAGCTGGAGCATTCTCTTTAAGTAACGATACGATTGTTGAATTTATGAATGAGGTTGAGTTTGAGCAACCGATCATGGTGATGTGTTACCACGGCATTAGCAGCCAGGGTGTTGCTCAGTACTTGATTAACCAAGGCTTTACGGATGTGTATAGCATTGATGGTGGAATAGAAGCGTGGCGTAGAGCCGGTTTACCGACAACTCAATAG
- a CDS encoding flagellar basal body-associated protein FliL, translating to MLKRYLAQIFTIFTLLISLPSYAEEEKAPQLAYFTLEPDLTTNFYTKGKNLGYIQVRIDIMVASAADLPIVELHQPLIRDAVIELLGQQSEDTVKSLAGREDLRKVLVEKLNAILLPETGRTIIADLLFTKYLYQ from the coding sequence ATGCTTAAACGTTACCTAGCCCAAATATTTACTATTTTTACTCTTCTCATTTCGTTACCAAGTTATGCAGAAGAAGAAAAAGCACCGCAGCTGGCTTATTTCACACTCGAGCCGGATCTCACCACTAATTTTTATACCAAAGGTAAAAACCTTGGCTATATCCAAGTTCGTATCGATATTATGGTCGCCAGTGCCGCAGATCTACCGATCGTAGAGCTACACCAACCTTTGATCCGCGACGCAGTTATCGAGCTGCTCGGGCAGCAATCTGAAGATACAGTAAAATCGTTAGCCGGAAGAGAAGATTTAAGAAAAGTACTGGTAGAGAAGCTGAATGCGATTTTACTTCCGGAGACAGGGCGAACCATCATTGCTGATCTCTTATTCACCAAATACCTGTATCAATAG
- the lexA gene encoding transcriptional repressor LexA: MKPLTARQQEVFDLIKRKIDDHGMPPTRAEIARELGFRSANAAEEHLKALARKQAIEIIPGASRGIRILLEAANEEEGLPLIGQVAAGEPILAQEHVETHYKVDASMFKPQADFLLRVNGESMKDIGIMDGDLLAVHKTQDVRDGQVVVARVDDDVTVKRLERKGATVLLHAENEEFSPIEVDLTVQHLAIEGIAVGIIRNTDWM, encoded by the coding sequence ATGAAGCCGTTGACTGCACGCCAACAAGAAGTATTTGATCTCATCAAACGTAAAATTGATGATCATGGAATGCCACCGACTCGCGCTGAAATTGCGCGTGAATTGGGGTTCCGTTCTGCTAATGCCGCAGAAGAACATTTAAAAGCGCTCGCTCGTAAGCAAGCGATAGAAATTATCCCCGGAGCGTCGCGTGGTATACGCATTTTATTAGAAGCTGCGAATGAGGAAGAAGGTTTGCCACTTATCGGACAGGTAGCGGCTGGCGAACCGATTCTGGCTCAGGAACATGTCGAAACACACTATAAAGTCGATGCCAGCATGTTTAAACCACAAGCTGATTTTCTGCTTCGAGTTAATGGCGAAAGTATGAAAGATATTGGTATCATGGATGGTGATTTATTGGCAGTGCACAAAACTCAAGATGTGCGAGATGGCCAAGTTGTCGTGGCACGAGTGGATGATGATGTCACGGTTAAACGTTTAGAGCGCAAAGGCGCAACGGTTCTGCTTCATGCTGAAAATGAAGAATTTTCTCCGATTGAAGTGGATTTGACCGTGCAGCACTTAGCCATTGAGGGTATTGCCGTCGGAATCATTCGAAATACCGACTGGATGTAA